One Candidatus Angelobacter sp. genomic region harbors:
- a CDS encoding glycine cleavage system protein H, which translates to MSIPAPKTLHYKRSRFTTQLPLDYLYSPSHCWIARQEGELWRVGFTKFATRMLGDMVDHGFETGLDAPVQPGQVVGWIEGFKAISDLYCIATGNFAGANSHLKDRINVVNRDPYGEGWLYMVKGEPDSRCVDVHAYGAILDKTIDKILEKQKTEEIK; encoded by the coding sequence ATGAGCATCCCAGCGCCAAAAACCCTGCATTACAAACGCTCGCGCTTCACGACACAGTTGCCGCTGGATTATCTTTATAGCCCGTCACATTGCTGGATTGCGCGGCAGGAAGGGGAGTTGTGGCGCGTTGGTTTCACCAAGTTCGCGACCCGAATGCTCGGGGACATGGTGGATCACGGGTTTGAAACGGGGTTGGACGCGCCGGTTCAACCGGGCCAGGTGGTTGGCTGGATCGAGGGATTCAAGGCCATCTCCGACCTTTATTGCATTGCCACCGGGAACTTCGCTGGTGCGAATTCTCACCTGAAGGATAGGATCAACGTTGTGAACAGGGATCCCTATGGTGAAGGCTGGCTTTACATGGTAAAAGGAGAGCCGGACAGCAGATGCGTGGACGTCCATGCTTATGGTGCGATTCTTGACAAGACCATCGATAAAATATTGGAGAAGCAAAAAACGGAGGAAATCAAATGA
- a CDS encoding GTP-binding protein translates to MSRARGQKPEDGFPEPGDDKSAIKRARYIMIGGFLGAGKTTAVARLAQRLTEQGLRVGLITNDQGSELVDTAMLRSRGFATEEIPGGCFCCRFNSLVDAAKKLTTATRPDVFIAEPVGSCTDLVATVTYPLRRIYDDAFSIAPLSVLVDPVRARRIFGLESGGKFSGKVLYIYRKQLEEADIIVINKCDLLDDASRQRLQGKLANEFPRAEILEVSARRGDGLDAWFDRVAASEQVARATMEVDYELYAEGEALLGWLNCTVWLSAQTEFDANTIMKALAEEIQRRLKEQRSEVAHLKMTLSPDEGLGGIAVINLVRNDFVPELSQSLEEPIPGGQLIVNLRAEAAPEVLREAVQGSVASVTQKYSGLTAKLEHLEHFRPGKPQPTHRMAAPA, encoded by the coding sequence ATGAGCCGTGCCAGAGGCCAGAAGCCTGAAGACGGATTCCCTGAGCCGGGCGATGACAAATCGGCCATCAAGAGGGCGCGCTATATCATGATTGGCGGCTTCCTCGGCGCGGGCAAGACCACGGCAGTTGCGCGCCTCGCGCAGCGGTTGACCGAACAGGGTCTGCGCGTCGGCCTCATCACCAATGATCAGGGCAGTGAACTCGTGGACACGGCGATGCTGCGATCACGCGGATTTGCGACCGAGGAAATTCCCGGCGGCTGCTTCTGCTGCCGGTTCAACTCACTTGTGGATGCCGCCAAAAAACTGACGACTGCAACGCGGCCCGACGTTTTCATCGCCGAGCCGGTTGGCAGTTGCACTGACCTGGTGGCGACGGTCACGTATCCCCTGCGCCGGATTTATGACGACGCGTTTTCCATCGCGCCGCTCAGCGTCCTCGTGGATCCGGTCCGCGCGCGGCGCATCTTCGGATTGGAGAGCGGCGGCAAGTTCTCCGGGAAAGTGCTCTACATCTATCGCAAGCAACTCGAAGAGGCGGACATCATCGTCATCAACAAATGTGATCTGCTTGACGACGCCAGCCGTCAGAGGCTGCAGGGCAAACTCGCCAACGAATTTCCCCGCGCCGAAATCCTTGAGGTGTCCGCCCGGCGGGGCGACGGGCTCGATGCATGGTTCGATCGTGTTGCCGCTTCTGAGCAGGTGGCGCGCGCCACGATGGAAGTGGACTACGAACTTTACGCGGAAGGTGAGGCGCTGCTGGGCTGGTTGAATTGCACGGTGTGGCTTTCGGCGCAGACCGAATTCGATGCCAACACGATTATGAAAGCGCTGGCGGAAGAGATTCAACGCCGGCTGAAGGAACAACGCAGCGAAGTCGCGCATCTTAAGATGACACTGAGCCCGGATGAAGGTCTGGGCGGCATCGCCGTTATCAACCTCGTGCGAAACGACTTTGTTCCAGAGCTGTCTCAATCGCTCGAAGAGCCGATCCCGGGCGGCCAGCTCATTGTCAATCTCCGCGCCGAAGCCGCGCCGGAGGTGTTGCGCGAAGCCGTGCAGGGCTCGGTCGCGTCTGTCACGCAAAAATATTCCGGTCTGACAGCGAAACTGGAGCACCTGGAACATTT